In one Oryza glaberrima chromosome 2, OglaRS2, whole genome shotgun sequence genomic region, the following are encoded:
- the LOC127764747 gene encoding fatty-acid-binding protein 2-like: MKPDWSIFSKFDHNGGYLHKFPIDSPISHDIGLGLISHFGTLVESSFQHPRHICSTGNGAVQEAFSCFNKFAGAFYFWLSRASNPKIFHRLSAIAGSSSRACQSQIKQVTSCMQHLAGLRFGSQVREEHAIQILLAKLANATFGRLWNEVEERHACNILMLAAATVPPFENISPKMLADSMTLGRDNGRTREPVDQHSLEENHSGCTCVAVPRIILPEDATEPKTGIKFPTLLEDNSNPTSEVLVGMGFRSMRIMRVKNLNLYAFGLYIQPDSICKRLGPKYASVPVSELKDHPDFYEDLLRENIHMTVRLIVSYNGLSIGTVRDAFEKSLCFRLQKMNPNTDYHCLKTFGSYFSEDICIPAGTKIDFRQTSDGQLITEIDGKQIGAVQSKDLCRAFFDMYIGDPPVSVETKQDIAQNVGGLIRRCY; this comes from the exons ATGAAACCGGACTGGTCAATTTTCTCCAAGTTTGACCACAATGGAGGGTACCTGCATAAATTCCCAATAGATTCTCCAATATCTCATGATATTGGATTAGGATTGATATCACATTTTGGAACCTTAGTCGAGAGTTCCTTTCAGCATCCAAGGCATATATGTTCTACAGGGAATGGAGCAGTTCAGGAAGCATTCAGTTGCTTCAACAAGTTTGCTGGTGCTTTCTATTTCTGGCTTTCTAGAGCATCAAATCCCAAGATTTTCCACAGGTTGTCAGCTATTGCAGGCTCAAGTTCAAGAGCCTGCCAGTCGCAAATAAAGCAAGTGACTTCTTGCATGCAGCATTTGGCCGGATTGCGTTTTGGTTCTCAAGTTAGAGAAGAGCACGCTATACAAATTCTTTTAGCAAAGCTTGCTAATGCAACATTTGGGCGACTGTGGAACGAGGTGGAGGAGCGCCATGCCTGTAACATTCTTATGTTAGCTGCTGCTACTGTACCACCATTTGAAAACAT ATCGCCGAAGATGCTTGCAGACTCAATGACATTGGGAAGAGATAATGGTCGTACCAGAGAACCTGTTGATCAGCATTCTTTGGAGGAAAACCATTCAGGCTGTACTTGTGTTGCTGTGCCAAGAATAATTTTACCAGAAGACGCAACTGAACCAAAAACTGGGATAAAGTTCCCTACTCTTCTCGAGGATAATTCAAATCCAACTTCAGAG GTGCTCGTCGGGATGGGCTTTAGAAGCATGCGAATAATGAGGGTCAAAAACCTGAATCTCTATGCCTTTGGATTAT ATATACAACCAGATTCTATTTGCAAAAGGCTGGGCCCAAAGTATGCTTCTGTTCCAGTTTCTGAACTGAAGGACCACCCAGATTTCTATGAAGATCTTTTGAG GGAAAATATTCATATGACAGTCAGGCTGATAGTTAGCTACAATGGTCTTAGCATTGGCACAGTGCGGGA TGCATTTGAGAAGTCCCTTTGCTTCCGATTGCAGAAG ATGAATCCTAATACTGATTATCATTGCTTGAAGACATTTGGTTCTTATTTTAGTGAAGATATTTGTATACCTGCG GGTACAAAGATCGACTTCCGGCAAACCTCTGATGGCCAGCTCATAACTGAAA TTGATGGCAAACAAATTGGTGCTGTCCAGAGCAAAGATCTTTGCA GGGCTTTCTTCGATATGTATATTGGTGATCCACCTGTTTCAGTCGAGACCAAACAAGACATTGCACAGAATGTTGGTGGACTCATTAGAAGATGCTATTGA
- the LOC127761353 gene encoding protein OXIDATIVE STRESS 3 LIKE 1-like yields the protein MSIALESGPGLGGGGGGGGGPRFGRVARCAYAASPPPASVGARSSSSVGRDSDSPAAAAKWEWDGEEVEGGDGEVQSSYKGPFDTMDALQEALPFRKGVCKFYNGKSGSFAKLQDSVIPSPPEKSLPKPENPSPRKRKGLLPFSFKWGKPQNKEVFPEDDVIISPTNCRRMTLSPAATSSSGSNSGSDDEHYRSPKLHTRQPLRRPSNAAMGVFASPPAPRPPQVLSAHMRSHSMLDLQDVTESTAMVSPRDKRRRN from the exons ATGTCGATCGCACTGGAGAGTGGGCCCGggctaggaggaggaggagggggcggcggcgggccccggttcggccgcgtcgcccgctgcgcctacgccgcctcgccgccgccggcgtcggtggGGGCGCGCAGCTCGTCGTCGGTGGGGAGGGACAGCGAcagccccgcggcggcggccaagtgGGAGTgggacggcgaggaggtggagggcggcgacggcgaggtgcagAGCTCGTACAAGGGGCCCTTCGACACCATGGACGCGCTCCAGGAGGCCCTCCCCTTCAG GAAAGGGGTATGCAAGTTCTACAATGGCAAGTCTGGATCTTTTGCAAAGCTTCAAGATTCCGTGATCCCATCTCCACCTGAGAAAAGTCTTCCAAAGCCAGAAAACCCATCCCCTAGGAAGCGGAAAGGTCTTCTTCCGTTCAGTTTCAAGTGGGGCAAGCCACAGAACAAAGAGGTATTCCCTGAAGATGATGTGATCATCAGCCCTACAAATTGCAGGAGAATGACATTGTCACCAGCTGCAACAAGCAGTTCAGGGAGCAACAGCGGCAGTGATGATGAACACTACCGCTCTCCGAAGCTGCATACCCGTCAGCCACTCCGAAGGCCCAGCAATGCCGCCATGGGTGTCTTTGCTTCTCCACCTGCACCTCGTCCACCGCAGGTGTTATCAGCTCATATGAGATCACACTCGATGCTTGATCTGCAGGATGTGACAGAGTCGACCGCCATGGTTTCTCCCAGGGACAAGCGAAGGAGGAACTAG
- the LOC127763768 gene encoding endoglucanase 8: protein MKPRSSRDGHNAAAAAALLLAALVLSGDILPAVVAGGAPSFNYKDALTKSIMFLEAQRSGKLPPTNRIKWRGDSGMEDGKLANVDLTGGYYDAGDNVKYGLPLAFTVTTLAWTAMAFEKELKAAGELENVHAAIRWGTDYFLKAATKKDHLWVQVGDPNADHQCWVRPENMPTPRTLYQINDKTPGSEIAAETAAAMTASSMVFRKDKPYSRRLLNKAKLLFQFAKTHQGTYDGECPFYCSYSGYNDELLWAATWLYLATKRQVYADFIGHEAISSSVAEFSWDLKFPGAQVLLAELNMTSSGGLQSFKSQADNFVCAVLPDTPFHQVSITPGGMIHLRDGANSQYVTSTAFLFVAYSDILRRINQPVMCGAQAVQPARLLQFAKQQIDYLLGANPRGRSYVVGFGVNPPTQPHHRGASTPVLPPGYQVNCGMSFSEWFTPDRPNPNELTGAIMGGPDGGDNFSDKRGNSSCTEPCTYINSLSIGPLAALAIRGPNLIATQ from the exons ATGAAGCCCCGCTCCTCGCGCGACGGCCataatgccgccgccgccgccgcgctcctcctcgcgGCGCTGGTCCTCTCCGGCGACATCCTGCCGGCGGTCGTGGCCGGTGGCGCCCCCTCGTTCAACTACAAGGACGCGCTCACCAAGTCCATCATGTTCCTCGAGGCGCAGCGCTCCGGCAAGCTGCCGCCCACCAACCGCATCAAGTGGCGCGGCGACTCCGGCATGGAAGACGGCAAGCTCGCCAAC GTGGACCTGACCGGCGGGTACTACGACGCCGGCGACAACGTGAAGTACGGGCTGCCGCTGGCGTTCACGGTGACGACGCTGGCGTGGACGGCGATGGCGTTCGAGAAGGAGCTGAAGGCGGCGGGGGAGCTGGAGAACGTGCACGCGGCCATCAGGTGGGGCACCGACTACTTCCTCAAGGCGGCGACCAAGAAGGACCACCTGTGGGTGCAGGTCGGCGACCCCAACGCCGACCACCAGTGCTGGGTCCGCCCGGAGAACATGCCCACGCCCCGCACCCTCTACCAGATCAACGACAAGACCCCCGGCTCCGAGATTGCCgccgagaccgccgccgccatgacggCCTCCTCCATGGTCTTCCGCAAGGACAAGCCCTactcccgccgcctcctcaacAAGGCCAAGctg CTGTTCCAGTTCGCCAAGACGCACCAGGGAACCTACGACGGCGAGTGCCCCTTCTACTGCTCCTACTCCGGCTACAAC GATGAGTTGCtgtgggcggcgacgtggctgTACCTGGCGACGAAGAGGCAGGTGTACGCGGACTTCATCGGGCACGAGGCGATCTCGTCGAGCGTGGCCGAGTTCAGCTGGGACCTCAAGTTCCCGGGCGCGCAGGTGCTCCTCGCGGAGCTCAACATGACATCCAGCGGCGGCCTCCAGAGCTTCAAGTCCCAGGCCGACAACTTCGTGTGCGCCGTGCTCCCGGACACCCCGTTCCACCAGGTGTCCATCACCCCGGGCGGCATGATCCACCTCCGCGACGGCGCCAACTCCCAGTACGTCACCAGCACGGCATTCCTCTTCGTCGCCTACAGCGACATCCTCCGCCGGATCAACCAGCCGGTGATGTGCGGCGCCCAGGCCGTGCAgcccgcccgcctcctccaGTTCGCCAAGCAGCAGATCGACTACCTCCTCGGTGCCAACCCGCGCGGCCGCTCCTACGTCGTCGGCTTCGGCGTCAACCCGCCCACGCAGCCGCACCACCGCGGCGCCTCCACCCCGGTGCTCCCCCCGGGCTACCAGGTCAACTGCGGGATGAGCTTCAGCGAGTGGTTCACCCCCGACCGGCCCAACCCCAACGAGCTCACCGGCGCGATCATGGGCggccccgacggcggcgacaactTCTCCGACAAGCGTGGCAACTCGTCCTGCACCGAGCCTTGCACGTACATCAACTCCCTCTCCATTGgccccctcgccgccctcgccatccGTGGCCCAAACCTCATCGCCACCCAGTAA
- the LOC127762765 gene encoding UMP-CMP kinase 4 — translation MGSVVDAPTVVAGQEEVTDNMLGDKKVTVVFVLGGPGSGKGTQCANIVEHFGFIHLSAGDLLRAEIKSGSENGTMIENMIKEGKIVPSEVTIKLLQEAMIKSGNDKFLIDGFPRNEENRAAFENVTKITPVFVLFFDCSEEEMERRLLGRNQGRVDDNIETIRKRFKVFVESSLPVIEYYNAKDKVKKIDAAKPIPEVFEDVKAIFAPYAPNAA, via the exons GAGGTCACTGACAACATGTTGGGTGACAAGAAAGTTACAGTTGTATTTGTTCTAG GTGGTCCTGGGAGTGGAAAGGGCACACAGTGTGCCAACATTGTTGAACACTTTGGATTCATTCATCTTAGTGCTGGAGACCTTTTGCGTGCAGAGATCAAATCTGGCTCTGAGAACGG AACTATGATCGAGAACATGATAAAGGAGGGAAAGATTGTTCCATCGGAGGTAACTATAAAACTCTTGCAGGAAGCCATGATTAAAAGTGGAAATGATAAGTTCCTTATTGATGGATTTCCAAGGAACGAAGAGAATCGTGCTGCATTTGAGAACGTT ACAAAAATAACTCCTGTGTTTGTGCTATTCTTCGATTGTTCTGAGGAAGAGATGGAAAGACGTCTTTTGGGACGCAATCAG GGAAGAGTTGACGATAACATTGAGACTATCAGGAAAAGGTTCAAAGTTTTTGTTGAATCCAGTTTGCCTGTCATTGAGTACTATAATGCAAAGGACAAGGTTAAAAAG ATTGATGCTGCAAAACCAATTCCTGAGGTGTTTGAAGATGTCAAAGCCATTTTCGCTCCATATGCGCCAAAT GCCGCTTAG
- the LOC127763972 gene encoding subtilisin-like protease SBT1.4, whose amino-acid sequence MVIKPMGKPLVVILLLCSSLLAVAAAAASPPSSTAAGHAGEPDDDVVSTYIVHVMPAHAPRRLPTHRASRRLTRGYASLVRGLLPRHIADTAPRLLYSYAHAATGFAARLTARQAAHLEAQPSIAAVVRDTAYQLHTTWSSDFLNLSPSFGLQAESNGAVDAVIGVIDTGIYPKDRASFAPDPSLPPTPPPTFRGSCVSSFRDSNASAYCDNKLVGAKTFYRGYEAQNGPIDERVQTKSPLDQES is encoded by the coding sequence ATGGTCATCAAACCAATGGGCAAACCACTCGTAGTCATACTCTTGTTatgctcctccctcctcgccgttgcagctgctgcagcatcgccgccgtcatcaACAGCAGCAGGCCATGCAGGCGAGCCAGACGACGACGTTGTGTCCACCTACATCGTGCACGTCATGCCCGCACACGCGCCACGCCGCCTTCCCACGCACCGCGCGTCTCGTCGTCTCACCCGCGGCTACGCATCGCTCGTCCGCGGGCTCCTCCCGCGGCACATCGCCGACACGGCTCCGCGACTCCTCTACTCCTACGCGCACGCCGCGACGGGGTTCGCGGCGCGCCTCACGGCACGGCAGGCCGCGCACCTCGAGGCGCAGCCTTCCATCGCGGCCGTTGTCCGCGATACGGCCTATCAGCTCCACACCACATGGTCCTCCGACTTTCTCAACCTCTCGCCGTCTTTTGGGCTACAGGCGGAGTCCAACGGCGCCGTAGACGCGGTGATTGGTGTCATAGACACGGGTATATATCCGAAAGACCGTGCGTCCTTTGCACCTGACCCATCTCTGCCCCCAACACCGCCTCCCACCTTCCGTGGTAGTTGCGTGTCGTCGTTTCGTGATTCCAATGCCAGTGCTTACTGCGACAACAAGCTTGTGGGAGCAAAGACATTCTACCGGGGATACGAGGCACAAAATGGGCCAATAGATGAGAGGGTGCAGACCAAGTCACCGCTAGACCAGGAATCCTAA